One genomic segment of Profundibacter amoris includes these proteins:
- a CDS encoding ASKHA domain-containing protein, translating into MKKSDPLVIFTPSGKRGHFAKGTPVLTAARQLGVDLDSVCGGRGICSRCQITPSYGEFSKHGVTVADDALSEWNSVEERYKSIRGLIDGRRLGCQAKIEGDVVIDVPPESQVHKQVVRKRAEARDITLNPTVRLCYVEVAQPDMHDPSGDLERLVDALQQQWELDEISADLSVLSTLQTRLRKGEWKVTVALHQAADDAPHTILRVWSGFHDAPAYGLAVDVGSTTIAAHLCDLHTGDVVASSGIMNPQIRFGEDLMSRVSYGMMNEGGADEMTAAVRDGLNALFDQITTDAEIDKTLILDTVFVCNPVMHHLLLGIDPYELGQAPFALATSDAIRLKARDLDLNLHPETRAYILPCIAGHVGADAAAVALSEAPDKSDDLVLVVDVGTNAELLLGNKERVLACSSPTGPAFEGAQISSGQRAAPGAIEHVTIDPVTKEPRFQVIGSDLWSDEEGFDAAIATTGVTGICGSGIIELVAEMRMSGIVDGPGLIGTAEQTGTPRCFTDGRTNSYMVWDGSADGGPVITVTNRDIREIQMAKAALYSGARLLMDKFGVDTVDRIVLAGAFGAHISPKHAMVLGMIPDCELDKVTSAGNAAGTGARIALLNRSARREIEKTVRDIDKVETAIEPRFQEHFVNASNIPNAVDPFPILSRIVTLPDVTFNTGGGGEGGGRRRRRRG; encoded by the coding sequence ATGAAAAAATCCGATCCTCTGGTGATCTTCACCCCCTCCGGCAAACGCGGGCATTTTGCCAAAGGCACCCCCGTTCTGACCGCCGCCCGCCAGCTCGGCGTCGATCTGGACTCGGTTTGCGGCGGGCGCGGGATTTGCTCGCGTTGCCAGATCACCCCGTCCTATGGTGAATTCTCCAAACACGGGGTCACCGTGGCCGATGATGCGCTGTCGGAATGGAACAGCGTTGAGGAGCGCTACAAATCCATCCGCGGGCTGATCGACGGGCGGCGTCTGGGCTGTCAGGCGAAAATCGAGGGCGATGTGGTGATCGACGTGCCGCCCGAAAGCCAGGTTCACAAACAGGTGGTGCGCAAACGGGCCGAAGCGCGCGACATCACCCTGAACCCCACCGTGCGCCTGTGTTACGTCGAGGTGGCGCAACCCGATATGCACGACCCGTCGGGCGATCTGGAACGGTTGGTGGATGCCTTGCAGCAGCAATGGGAGCTGGATGAAATCAGCGCCGATCTGTCGGTACTGTCCACCCTGCAAACACGCTTGCGCAAGGGCGAATGGAAAGTCACCGTCGCCCTGCATCAGGCGGCTGATGATGCCCCGCACACCATCCTGCGCGTCTGGTCCGGCTTCCATGACGCGCCTGCCTACGGGCTGGCGGTGGATGTCGGATCGACCACCATCGCCGCCCATCTGTGCGATCTGCACACCGGCGATGTGGTGGCCTCCTCCGGCATCATGAACCCGCAAATCCGCTTTGGCGAAGACCTGATGAGCCGCGTCTCCTACGGCATGATGAACGAGGGCGGCGCGGACGAGATGACGGCCGCCGTGCGCGACGGTCTGAACGCGCTGTTTGACCAGATCACCACGGATGCCGAGATCGACAAAACGCTGATCCTTGATACCGTGTTCGTCTGTAATCCGGTGATGCACCACCTGCTGCTGGGGATTGATCCCTACGAGTTGGGACAGGCCCCTTTCGCGCTGGCCACGTCCGATGCGATCCGCCTGAAGGCGCGTGATCTGGACCTAAACCTGCACCCCGAAACCCGCGCCTATATCCTGCCCTGTATCGCCGGTCATGTGGGTGCCGATGCCGCTGCCGTGGCCCTGTCCGAGGCGCCCGACAAATCCGATGATCTGGTGCTGGTGGTGGATGTGGGCACCAACGCCGAATTGTTGCTGGGGAACAAGGAGCGCGTGTTGGCCTGCTCATCCCCAACAGGTCCCGCCTTTGAAGGCGCGCAGATCAGCTCGGGCCAGCGCGCCGCCCCCGGTGCGATTGAGCATGTAACGATTGACCCCGTCACCAAAGAGCCGCGCTTTCAGGTGATCGGATCAGACTTGTGGTCGGACGAGGAAGGGTTTGACGCCGCCATCGCCACCACCGGCGTGACCGGCATTTGCGGTTCCGGCATCATCGAGCTGGTGGCGGAAATGCGCATGAGCGGCATTGTCGATGGCCCCGGCCTGATCGGCACCGCTGAACAGACCGGCACCCCGCGCTGTTTCACCGACGGGCGCACCAATTCCTATATGGTCTGGGACGGGTCCGCCGATGGTGGCCCCGTGATCACCGTCACCAACCGCGACATTCGCGAGATCCAGATGGCCAAGGCGGCGCTCTATTCCGGTGCGCGTCTGTTGATGGACAAATTCGGGGTGGATACGGTGGACCGGATCGTGCTGGCGGGGGCCTTTGGTGCGCATATCTCGCCCAAACACGCGATGGTTCTAGGGATGATCCCCGATTGCGAGCTGGACAAGGTAACATCGGCAGGCAACGCGGCTGGCACAGGTGCCCGCATTGCCCTGCTGAACCGGTCGGCCCGTCGCGAGATCGAAAAAACCGTACGCGATATCGACAAGGTGGAAACCGCGATCGAGCCGCGCTTTCAGGAGCATTTCGTCAATGCCTCCAACATCCCCAATGCGGTTGATCCATTCCCGATCCTGTCGCGTATCGTCACCCTGCCCGATGTGACCTTCAACACCGGCGGTGGAGGCGAAGGTGGTGGACGCAGACGGCGGCGGCGGGGGTAA
- a CDS encoding GFA family protein — MERYTGSCLCGKVQVIASGRPYRVGICHCLDCRKFHGALFHASAVFPQDAVTIKGKTHGFEGRFFCPHCGSSVFSRSDDEIEVNLGLLDAPDQLIPTYELWTIRRESWLPPIPQARQYERNRNTDSRFEG, encoded by the coding sequence ATGGAGCGTTACACCGGCAGTTGCCTCTGTGGCAAAGTTCAGGTTATTGCATCGGGGCGTCCATACCGGGTAGGAATCTGTCACTGCCTAGATTGCCGCAAATTCCATGGCGCTCTTTTCCACGCTTCCGCAGTGTTCCCGCAGGACGCTGTGACGATAAAAGGTAAAACACACGGCTTCGAGGGGCGATTTTTCTGCCCCCACTGTGGCTCATCCGTATTCTCCCGCAGTGATGACGAAATCGAAGTTAACCTTGGATTGCTGGATGCCCCTGATCAACTGATACCAACTTATGAACTTTGGACCATCCGTCGTGAATCCTGGTTGCCACCGATTCCACAGGCAAGGCAATACGAGCGTAACCGCAATACCGACAGCCGCTTTGAGGGTTAA
- a CDS encoding PQQ-dependent sugar dehydrogenase, giving the protein MKTILSAISVAVLFPAPLFAQGADVPSNLERLSNFQTTGVTDFTYVEQGGDYAAGIRRTLERITLPAGFKIELYAVVPDARHIAIGPQGVVTIVGTRKEKVWSVTDRNKDRVADEVKDFAPSLQFTVPNGPCFSKDGFLYIAEQNRVLLFPAAEYFYEGPDVAAFTLVAKGDLIPENEESYNHTSRVCKIGPDGMIYISMGQPFNVTPADKVEMYRTLGIGGIIRMKLDGTGREVYTTGIRNSVGHDFHPETGELWFTDNQVDGMGDDIPPGEINRQTTAGQHFGFPWYGGGSVRTNEFEGEDIPFDVTAPASETVAHAADLGMTFYTGKMFPAKYKNAIFSAQHGSWNRTTPVGARVMVTFIDDEGTATTQPFAEGWIDENGEYLGRPVDVAQMHDGSILVSDDLAGALYRISYGGN; this is encoded by the coding sequence ATGAAAACCATACTATCCGCTATATCTGTTGCCGTTCTTTTTCCCGCCCCGTTATTTGCCCAGGGCGCGGATGTGCCGTCCAATCTGGAACGGCTTTCGAATTTTCAAACCACAGGCGTCACCGATTTCACCTATGTCGAACAGGGCGGCGATTATGCGGCCGGCATTCGCAGAACACTGGAGCGGATCACCCTGCCCGCCGGTTTCAAGATCGAGCTTTACGCCGTGGTGCCCGACGCAAGGCATATCGCGATCGGGCCGCAGGGGGTTGTCACCATTGTCGGCACCCGCAAGGAAAAGGTCTGGTCGGTGACCGACCGCAACAAGGACCGCGTGGCCGACGAGGTCAAGGATTTCGCCCCGTCCCTGCAATTTACTGTCCCGAACGGCCCCTGTTTTTCCAAGGACGGCTTTTTGTATATTGCCGAACAAAACCGCGTTCTGCTGTTTCCGGCTGCCGAGTATTTCTATGAAGGTCCGGATGTGGCCGCCTTTACGCTGGTGGCCAAGGGCGACCTGATCCCGGAAAACGAAGAAAGCTATAACCACACTTCACGGGTGTGTAAAATCGGCCCCGACGGCATGATCTATATTTCGATGGGTCAGCCCTTTAACGTCACCCCCGCCGATAAGGTCGAGATGTACCGGACGCTGGGCATTGGCGGTATCATCCGGATGAAACTGGATGGCACAGGGCGCGAGGTTTACACCACGGGCATCCGCAATTCCGTCGGCCATGATTTTCACCCCGAAACCGGTGAATTGTGGTTCACCGACAATCAGGTGGATGGCATGGGCGATGATATCCCCCCCGGTGAAATCAACCGCCAGACCACAGCGGGCCAGCATTTCGGCTTTCCATGGTATGGCGGCGGATCGGTGCGCACCAATGAATTCGAGGGCGAGGATATCCCCTTTGATGTCACAGCACCCGCGTCGGAGACCGTTGCCCATGCGGCCGATCTGGGCATGACGTTCTATACTGGTAAAATGTTCCCCGCCAAATACAAGAACGCGATCTTTTCCGCCCAACACGGATCATGGAACCGCACCACACCGGTTGGCGCGCGGGTGATGGTGACCTTCATTGATGACGAAGGCACTGCCACCACCCAACCCTTTGCCGAAGGCTGGATTGATGAAAACGGCGAATATCTGGGCCGTCCGGTGGATGTGGCGCAGATGCATGATGGATCGATTCTGGTGTCGGACGATCTGGCCGGCGCGCTTTACCGGATATCCTATGGCGGGAACTGA
- the zwf gene encoding glucose-6-phosphate dehydrogenase — MATRVIPVDPFDLVIFGGTGDLAKRKIIPGLYRRFVAGQMPEDARIIGAARSELDNDGYRDFARKAIEKYVHAKNHDKDKVRDFLKCLSYFRIDALGQDGWKDLAKIIRKDVVQAFYFSVGPRLFGELAKRLHKYKIAGPDSRIVVEKPFGHDLESAKALNAELAEYFDETQIYRIDHYLGKETVQNLMAVRFANILFEPLWNSQYIDHIQITVSETVGVSGRGGYYDKSGAMRDMVQNHLMQLLCLIAMEPPAHFDPDSVRDEKLKVIRALDPVPAEDIVRGQYRAEGDQPSYIEDAENPDSRTESFLAMKVHIANWRWNGTPFYLRTGKRLRARKSEIAVVFKEPPHSIFEPQEGRRCNELIIHLQPNEGMDLRVTIKEPGPGGMRLMDVALDMSFAEALGEDAEDITDAYERLIMDVIRGNQTLFMRGDEVEAAWAWVDPIIQGWIDRGDRPKPYDAGSSGPEDALMLMHREGRRWREITE; from the coding sequence ATGGCAACGCGTGTGATTCCGGTGGATCCGTTTGATCTGGTTATATTTGGCGGCACCGGTGATTTGGCAAAACGCAAGATCATTCCGGGGTTGTACCGGCGTTTTGTGGCTGGGCAGATGCCTGAAGACGCGCGCATCATCGGGGCGGCACGCAGCGAGCTTGACAATGACGGTTACCGTGATTTTGCCCGCAAAGCGATTGAAAAATATGTCCATGCGAAAAACCACGACAAGGACAAGGTCAGGGATTTCCTGAAATGCCTCAGCTACTTTCGCATTGATGCCCTTGGACAGGACGGCTGGAAGGATCTGGCCAAAATCATACGCAAGGATGTGGTGCAGGCCTTCTATTTCTCGGTCGGGCCGCGTTTGTTTGGTGAATTGGCCAAACGGCTGCATAAATACAAAATCGCCGGACCGGATTCGCGGATCGTGGTGGAGAAACCCTTTGGCCATGATCTGGAATCAGCAAAGGCGCTGAACGCTGAACTGGCGGAATATTTTGACGAGACGCAAATCTACCGGATCGACCATTATCTGGGCAAGGAAACCGTGCAGAACCTGATGGCGGTGCGGTTTGCAAATATCCTGTTCGAGCCTTTGTGGAACTCGCAATATATCGACCATATCCAGATCACGGTTTCCGAAACCGTGGGTGTTAGCGGGCGCGGCGGGTATTACGACAAATCCGGCGCGATGCGCGATATGGTGCAAAACCATCTGATGCAGCTTTTGTGTCTGATCGCGATGGAGCCGCCTGCACATTTCGATCCGGATTCCGTGCGGGATGAAAAACTGAAGGTGATCCGCGCGCTGGATCCTGTGCCGGCCGAGGACATCGTGCGCGGGCAGTATCGGGCCGAGGGGGACCAGCCCTCGTATATCGAGGATGCCGAAAACCCGGACAGCCGCACCGAAAGCTTTCTGGCGATGAAGGTGCATATCGCCAACTGGCGCTGGAACGGCACACCGTTTTACCTGCGCACGGGCAAACGCCTGCGCGCGCGCAAAAGCGAAATTGCGGTGGTGTTCAAGGAACCGCCCCATTCGATATTCGAGCCGCAAGAGGGGCGGCGCTGCAACGAGCTGATCATCCATTTGCAACCCAACGAGGGCATGGATTTACGCGTCACCATCAAGGAACCCGGCCCCGGCGGGATGCGCCTGATGGACGTGGCGCTGGACATGAGCTTTGCCGAGGCCCTGGGCGAGGATGCCGAGGATATTACAGATGCCTACGAGCGGCTGATCATGGATGTGATCCGCGGCAACCAGACCCTGTTCATGCGCGGGGATGAAGTCGAGGCGGCCTGGGCCTGGGTTGACCCGATCATTCAGGGCTGGATTGATCGCGGGGATCGGCCTAAACCTTATGATGCAGGAAGTTCGGGACCGGAAGACGCATTAATGCTGATGCACCGCGAGGGGCGTCGTTGGCGGGAGATTACAGAATGA
- a CDS encoding radical SAM protein, whose translation MKDQTVELANQGKFIDPLTTAKGEARALVALTHPETLWFNTGTLCNITCLNCYIESSPDNDRLVYITTDEVRDYLDQLKTRKWPVREIGFTGGEPYMNREMNAMTRAALEAGYEVLVLTNAMRPMMRAQVRQGIAELVEEFGDRLTFRVSLDHYTRAHHDEMRGDGAFEKTLEGMDWLASIGARMAVAGRMLWQDNDADTRAGFSRLFANRGYDIDASNPGMCVLFPEMDERVEVPEITTACWGILGKSPDDVMCSSSRMVVKRKGAQRPVVLACTLLPYAPEFEMGETLAQAEADVQLNHPHCAKFCVLGGASCSV comes from the coding sequence ATGAAAGATCAAACTGTTGAACTGGCCAATCAGGGGAAATTTATTGACCCGCTGACCACCGCCAAAGGCGAGGCGCGGGCCTTGGTTGCCCTGACACATCCCGAAACCCTGTGGTTCAATACCGGCACCCTTTGCAACATCACCTGCCTGAATTGCTATATCGAATCCTCGCCGGACAATGACCGGCTGGTCTATATCACCACAGACGAAGTGCGCGACTATCTGGACCAGTTGAAAACCCGAAAATGGCCGGTGCGCGAAATCGGCTTTACCGGTGGCGAACCCTATATGAATCGCGAGATGAACGCGATGACGCGGGCCGCACTCGAGGCCGGTTACGAGGTGCTGGTGCTGACCAATGCCATGCGCCCGATGATGCGCGCGCAGGTCAGGCAAGGCATTGCCGAACTGGTGGAGGAATTCGGCGACCGGCTGACATTCCGGGTGTCGCTGGACCATTACACGCGGGCACACCACGACGAGATGCGCGGCGACGGAGCGTTTGAAAAGACGCTCGAGGGTATGGACTGGCTGGCCTCGATCGGCGCCCGGATGGCGGTTGCCGGACGGATGCTGTGGCAGGATAACGACGCCGACACCCGCGCCGGATTTTCCAGACTTTTTGCCAATCGCGGCTATGACATCGACGCATCCAATCCGGGCATGTGCGTACTGTTTCCCGAAATGGACGAACGGGTTGAAGTGCCGGAAATCACCACCGCCTGCTGGGGAATCCTTGGTAAATCCCCCGATGATGTGATGTGTTCCTCCTCGCGCATGGTGGTGAAACGCAAAGGCGCGCAACGGCCGGTGGTGCTGGCCTGCACCCTATTGCCCTATGCGCCGGAGTTCGAGATGGGCGAAACACTGGCACAAGCCGAGGCTGACGTGCAACTGAACCACCCCCATTGCGCAAAATTCTGCGTGCTTGGCGGGGCCAGTTGTTCGGTCTAG
- a CDS encoding c-type cytochrome codes for MMRLALLLGCVLAARIALGEPAGNADSGHKLARQCRTCHGINGYAKIPIAPHIGGETAGYIARQLTSFREGRRSHEMMSVIASGLTDTDIRDLAAWYASIPIRAALPDGADTADAPIECTGCHGSEGIAVIPEAPNLAGESLVYIETQLKAFRVGKRQHPDMNRIAAGLSDEDIRTVARWYTQINFAVLP; via the coding sequence TTGATGCGTCTTGCTTTGCTTCTGGGTTGTGTTCTGGCCGCCCGGATCGCATTGGGGGAACCGGCGGGAAACGCTGATAGCGGCCACAAACTGGCCCGCCAGTGCCGAACCTGTCATGGCATAAACGGCTATGCTAAAATTCCCATCGCACCACATATCGGCGGGGAAACGGCCGGTTATATTGCCCGCCAGTTAACCAGCTTTCGCGAGGGCCGCCGCAGCCACGAAATGATGAGTGTGATTGCAAGTGGCCTGACTGACACCGATATACGTGATCTGGCGGCATGGTATGCCTCGATCCCCATCCGGGCCGCATTGCCTGATGGCGCTGACACTGCAGACGCTCCGATAGAATGCACTGGTTGCCATGGCTCAGAGGGCATTGCAGTTATCCCCGAAGCACCCAATCTGGCGGGCGAATCGCTTGTCTATATCGAAACCCAGCTAAAAGCGTTTCGGGTGGGCAAGCGGCAGCACCCCGATATGAACAGAATTGCCGCCGGGCTGAGTGACGAAGATATCCGCACTGTGGCCCGTTGGTATACGCAGATCAATTTCGCGGTTCTGCCATAA
- the pgl gene encoding 6-phosphogluconolactonase encodes MKKIKYPDSEMMAMDLADILAAELNGILNTKERVTLVVPGGTTPGPVFDILSGVRLDWSRVNILLTDERWVPEDDPRSNTRLVREHLLVDRAAEATFIPLYAPIKTPEEALADLSKPIGPLLPIDVLVLGMGLDMHTASLFPGADNLEAAMADDAPILMPMRAKGAGGPRVTLTAPVLKGAMSTHVVYIGKAKNKALKKALKINDPLRAPISAFLKGATAHWTPHK; translated from the coding sequence ATGAAAAAGATCAAATACCCAGACAGTGAAATGATGGCGATGGATCTGGCCGATATACTGGCCGCCGAATTGAACGGCATCCTGAACACCAAAGAGCGTGTGACGCTGGTGGTTCCGGGCGGCACCACACCGGGGCCGGTTTTCGACATCCTTAGCGGCGTGCGGCTGGACTGGTCGCGGGTCAACATCCTGCTGACAGACGAGCGCTGGGTGCCCGAAGACGACCCGCGTTCCAACACCCGTCTGGTCAGGGAACACCTGCTGGTGGACCGCGCCGCCGAGGCCACCTTCATCCCGCTTTACGCCCCGATCAAGACACCGGAAGAGGCCCTGGCGGACCTGTCCAAACCCATCGGGCCGCTGTTGCCGATCGATGTGCTGGTTCTGGGGATGGGGCTGGACATGCACACGGCATCCCTGTTCCCCGGGGCTGACAATCTGGAAGCGGCGATGGCCGATGACGCCCCCATCCTGATGCCGATGCGCGCCAAAGGCGCAGGCGGGCCGCGGGTGACATTGACCGCACCGGTATTGAAGGGCGCGATGTCGACCCATGTGGTTTACATCGGCAAGGCCAAGAACAAGGCACTGAAAAAGGCGCTGAAAATCAATGATCCGTTGCGGGCACCAATTTCGGCCTTCCTGAAAGGGGCAACGGCGCACTGGACACCGCATAAATGA
- the pgi gene encoding glucose-6-phosphate isomerase produces MTLWDRLEERQAQVSDRSILSLFNGGRAGVFSARMGDLLFDYSKTYIDVETLDLLLELAADADVFGRRDAMFAGEKINETEGRAVLHTALRNLKGAPVLVDGIDVMPDILATLERMQEFCTQVRSGVFQGQGGAITDVVNIGIGGSDLGPQMTTLALAPYHDGPRAHFVSNIDGAHIADTLKGLNPETTLVIVASKTFTTIETMTNAKTARDWMAQTVADPAAQFVAVSSAIGKAAEFGIPADRVFGFGDYVGGRYSVWGPIGLSLMLAIGPGNFREFLHGGAEMDAHFCKSDAAQNMPLLLALVGIWHHQICGYKTRAVLPYDQRLMHLPAYFQQLEMESNGKSVTMDGQPLTHPSGPVVWGKPGTNGQHAFYQLIHQGTDVVPCEFLIAAKGHEPDLTHQHDLLLANCLAQSEALMKGRSLEEARDLMAAKGFTGAELERQARHHVFPGNRPTTTLIYPKLTPNTLGRIIALYEHRVFVEGVVLGINSFDQWGVELGKELAVALTPLVKGEESVEGKDGSTRMLVDYILKSK; encoded by the coding sequence ATGACGCTTTGGGACCGGCTGGAAGAAAGGCAGGCGCAGGTTTCTGACCGCTCAATTCTGTCATTGTTCAATGGCGGGCGGGCAGGGGTGTTTTCGGCCCGAATGGGCGATCTGCTGTTTGATTATTCCAAGACGTATATCGATGTCGAAACGCTGGACCTGCTGCTGGAACTGGCGGCGGATGCGGATGTGTTCGGGCGCCGTGACGCCATGTTTGCCGGTGAAAAGATCAATGAAACCGAGGGCCGCGCGGTGCTGCACACGGCCTTGCGCAATCTGAAGGGCGCGCCGGTGCTGGTGGATGGTATCGATGTAATGCCCGATATTCTGGCCACGCTCGAGAGGATGCAGGAATTTTGCACGCAGGTGCGCAGCGGTGTGTTTCAGGGGCAGGGCGGGGCGATCACCGATGTGGTGAATATCGGCATAGGCGGCTCGGACCTTGGCCCGCAAATGACCACGCTGGCGCTGGCCCCGTACCATGATGGGCCGCGCGCGCATTTCGTTTCGAACATCGACGGGGCGCATATTGCCGATACGCTAAAGGGGCTGAACCCCGAAACCACGCTGGTGATTGTGGCCTCTAAAACTTTCACCACGATCGAGACCATGACAAACGCCAAAACCGCGCGGGACTGGATGGCGCAAACGGTGGCGGACCCTGCGGCGCAATTCGTGGCGGTGTCCTCGGCCATCGGCAAAGCCGCCGAATTTGGCATCCCCGCCGATCGGGTGTTCGGCTTTGGCGATTATGTCGGCGGGCGTTATTCCGTCTGGGGGCCGATTGGCCTGTCGTTGATGCTGGCCATTGGCCCCGGGAATTTCCGCGAATTCCTGCATGGCGGGGCCGAGATGGACGCGCATTTTTGCAAGAGCGATGCGGCGCAGAACATGCCGCTGTTGCTGGCGCTTGTCGGTATCTGGCACCACCAGATATGCGGCTATAAAACCCGCGCCGTGCTGCCCTATGATCAGCGTCTTATGCATCTGCCGGCCTATTTCCAGCAGTTGGAAATGGAGAGCAACGGCAAAAGCGTGACAATGGACGGTCAGCCCTTAACGCACCCCAGCGGGCCGGTGGTCTGGGGCAAGCCGGGCACCAACGGGCAACATGCGTTTTACCAGTTGATCCATCAGGGCACCGATGTGGTGCCGTGCGAATTCCTGATCGCGGCGAAAGGGCATGAACCCGATCTGACGCATCAGCATGACTTGTTGCTGGCCAATTGTCTGGCCCAGTCCGAAGCCCTGATGAAGGGCCGTTCGCTGGAGGAGGCACGCGATCTGATGGCCGCAAAGGGGTTCACAGGGGCCGAACTGGAACGCCAGGCCCGCCACCATGTTTTCCCCGGCAACCGTCCGACCACCACGCTGATCTACCCGAAACTGACCCCGAACACGCTGGGCCGGATCATCGCCCTTTATGAACACCGTGTGTTTGTCGAAGGGGTTGTTCTGGGGATCAATTCCTTTGATCAATGGGGGGTCGAACTGGGCAAGGAACTGGCCGTGGCGCTGACACCTTTGGTAAAAGGCGAGGAAAGCGTTGAGGGCAAGGATGGATCAACCCGTATGCTGGTGGATTATATCCTGAAATCCAAATGA